The Niastella koreensis GR20-10 genome includes a window with the following:
- a CDS encoding oligogalacturonate lyase family protein, protein MKVITLAFLSVCCFSAAAQPVLETGSQKPMPETWIDATTHHTLVRLTNKPGNNASFYFHNNPFVGNKMVFYSTDSINGRQLYTVDLNTRKIDQVTHQSSPMNGEILSAKGHNAYYQIKDSVFVTNIDSKETKLVYVFPADFKASIATVNANETLLAGYRSSDAEREIYRLNPEKHDYFNKIYEARLPRTLFVIDINGKQLKPIFNDSAWLNHVQFSSTDPNLLMFCHEGPWHKVDRIWTIDVRDANKGKVQLMHKRTMENEIAGHEWFSSDGKTIWFDQQLPRGTNFYVGGVNVKTGEEKKYKLDRNEWSVHFTTSPDQKLFAGDGGDPGQVAKAFDGMYIYLFTPEGDHFKATKLVNMKHHNYKLEPNVHFSPDGKWIIFRANFEGQSEVYAVEINGQ, encoded by the coding sequence ATGAAAGTGATAACTCTTGCATTTTTATCTGTATGCTGTTTTTCTGCCGCCGCACAACCCGTATTGGAAACCGGCTCACAAAAGCCCATGCCCGAAACCTGGATCGACGCCACCACCCACCACACCCTTGTACGGCTTACCAACAAACCCGGTAATAATGCCAGCTTTTACTTTCACAACAATCCTTTCGTTGGGAATAAAATGGTTTTTTACAGTACCGACAGTATCAATGGCCGTCAGTTATATACCGTTGATCTGAACACGCGTAAAATTGACCAGGTTACGCATCAGTCGTCACCCATGAATGGCGAGATATTAAGCGCCAAAGGACATAATGCTTATTACCAGATCAAAGACAGTGTGTTTGTAACCAACATCGATAGCAAGGAAACAAAACTGGTATATGTTTTCCCTGCCGATTTTAAAGCAAGCATTGCCACGGTAAATGCCAATGAAACTTTACTGGCCGGTTATCGAAGCAGCGATGCTGAAAGAGAGATCTACCGGCTGAACCCTGAGAAGCACGATTACTTCAATAAAATATACGAGGCCCGTTTGCCCCGTACCCTGTTTGTTATTGACATCAATGGCAAACAACTGAAACCCATCTTCAACGACAGCGCCTGGCTGAATCACGTACAGTTTTCCTCAACAGACCCCAACTTATTGATGTTTTGTCATGAAGGTCCCTGGCATAAAGTGGATCGCATCTGGACCATCGATGTGCGCGATGCCAACAAAGGCAAAGTACAGCTCATGCACAAGCGTACCATGGAAAATGAGATCGCCGGTCATGAGTGGTTCTCCTCTGATGGTAAAACCATCTGGTTCGATCAGCAATTGCCACGCGGCACCAACTTTTATGTGGGCGGAGTGAACGTAAAAACAGGGGAAGAAAAAAAGTATAAACTGGACCGCAACGAATGGAGCGTTCACTTCACCACTTCACCCGATCAGAAACTGTTTGCCGGTGATGGCGGCGATCCTGGCCAGGTAGCCAAAGCCTTCGATGGCATGTACATCTATTTATTTACCCCCGAAGGTGATCATTTTAAAGCCACCAAACTGGTGAACATGAAGCACCACAATTATAAACTGGAGCCTAATGTACATTTCTCACCCGATGGGAAGTGGATTATTTTCAGGGCTAATTTCGAAGGTCAGTCGGAAGTCTATGCAGTTGAGATCAATGGTCAATAG